The following coding sequences are from one Polynucleobacter sp. JS-JIR-II-50 window:
- the mlaD gene encoding outer membrane lipid asymmetry maintenance protein MlaD produces MRKSAIDIWVGIFVAIGLLAALFLALKVGNMNAVSFAPTYKISARFDNIGGLKPRAPVKSAGVVVGRIANISFDDKTYQATVVMTIEDSYKFPKDSSAKILTSGLLGEQYIGLEAGGSDDMLTNGEKIAQTQSAIVLENLISQFLYNKAADSGQEKGAAK; encoded by the coding sequence ATGAGAAAAAGTGCAATTGATATCTGGGTAGGAATCTTTGTTGCCATTGGTTTGCTGGCAGCTCTATTCCTCGCACTGAAAGTTGGCAATATGAATGCAGTGTCATTTGCGCCTACATACAAAATTTCTGCACGTTTTGACAATATCGGTGGCCTTAAGCCTCGCGCACCAGTGAAAAGTGCTGGTGTGGTGGTTGGCAGAATTGCCAACATTTCCTTCGATGACAAAACCTATCAAGCAACAGTGGTGATGACTATTGAGGACTCCTATAAGTTTCCGAAGGATTCTTCCGCTAAGATTTTGACATCCGGTTTATTGGGTGAGCAATACATTGGTCTTGAGGCGGGCGGGTCAGATGATATGTTGACCAATGGCGAAAAGATTGCGCAGACACAATCAGCAATTGTTTTGGAAAATTTGATTAGCCAGTTCCTTTACAACAAAGCAGCAGATAGCGGCCAAGAAAAGGGCGCAGCAAAGTGA
- a CDS encoding VacJ family lipoprotein, which produces MTLLLMRKLKMAILLSLTASLIGCASIPAGVERSPQDPWEPFNRSVFEFNEGLDAYLLKPVVAGYRFVLPEFVRDGIYNFFSNYNDIYTALFNLLQGKPDYAFNDFMRVVVNTTMGLGGLIDLATPGGLEKHKEDWGQTLGVWGVPSGPYVVLPFFGPSNVRDTVGTVGDLESDYLFSFVKNIGLRNSITGLRVVNARNTYYEAGDLLDGAAIDKYSFMRDAYIQRRAYQINEGRDDEEPQMPVYENPYQ; this is translated from the coding sequence GTGACGTTGCTCCTCATGCGCAAACTCAAGATGGCAATCTTGCTTAGTTTGACTGCCTCTTTAATTGGTTGCGCATCCATTCCTGCTGGCGTAGAGCGCTCCCCCCAAGACCCTTGGGAGCCATTCAATCGCTCAGTCTTTGAATTTAATGAAGGCTTAGATGCTTATCTTCTCAAGCCGGTAGTTGCAGGCTATCGCTTTGTATTGCCTGAATTTGTACGCGATGGAATATATAACTTTTTTAGTAACTACAACGATATTTACACTGCCTTGTTTAACTTGTTGCAAGGTAAGCCAGATTATGCGTTTAATGACTTCATGCGCGTAGTGGTCAACACAACAATGGGCTTGGGTGGGCTTATCGATCTAGCAACCCCTGGCGGGCTGGAAAAGCATAAGGAAGACTGGGGTCAAACTTTGGGTGTTTGGGGTGTGCCCTCGGGGCCTTATGTGGTCTTACCTTTCTTTGGCCCAAGTAACGTGCGTGACACTGTTGGTACTGTGGGTGACTTAGAGTCGGACTATCTATTTAGCTTTGTGAAGAACATTGGTTTACGAAACAGTATTACTGGTTTGCGTGTGGTGAACGCACGCAATACTTATTACGAGGCTGGTGATTTATTGGATGGCGCTGCAATTGATAAGTACAGCTTTATGCGTGATGCGTATATTCAGAGGCGGGCTTATCAAATTAATGAGGGTCGAGATGATGAAGAGCCTCAGATGCCAGTTTATGAGAATCCATACCAATAA
- a CDS encoding phospholipid-binding protein MlaC has translation MKSFKTISSFIFAGLMFSVSTVFAQTPDQSTPPDALIKMVVTEVMATVKADPDIQKGNIPKVVELVEKKIVPYTDMRRTTEMAMGPNWKKATPEQQAQLTSEFKNLLIRTYSGALSQLRDQTVQFKALRAAPDDKEVVVKTVVLGRGDPVPLDYRLEKTANGWKVYDMNIMGVWLVEAYRNQFSNQISQNGIEGLVKFLQDRNKQLATAKPAN, from the coding sequence ATGAAAAGCTTTAAAACAATCTCCAGTTTCATTTTTGCGGGCTTAATGTTCTCGGTCAGCACTGTTTTTGCTCAAACTCCTGATCAATCAACACCCCCAGACGCTCTGATTAAGATGGTGGTTACTGAGGTGATGGCAACGGTGAAGGCTGATCCCGATATCCAAAAAGGCAATATCCCCAAAGTTGTGGAATTAGTTGAGAAGAAAATTGTTCCATATACCGATATGCGTCGCACTACAGAAATGGCGATGGGCCCCAACTGGAAAAAGGCAACGCCTGAGCAACAGGCTCAACTGACTTCCGAGTTTAAGAATCTGCTCATTCGGACATATTCGGGTGCTTTGAGCCAGCTACGTGATCAAACTGTGCAATTTAAGGCTTTACGTGCCGCACCTGATGATAAAGAAGTGGTTGTTAAAACTGTAGTACTTGGTCGTGGCGATCCAGTGCCTTTAGATTACCGCCTTGAAAAAACAGCTAATGGGTGGAAGGTCTACGACATGAACATCATGGGTGTTTGGTTGGTTGAGGCTTATCGCAATCAGTTCTCTAACCAAATTAGTCAAAACGGCATTGAAGGTTTGGTGAAGTTTTTGCAAGACCGCAATAAGCAATTAGCTACTGCTAAACCGGCCAATTAA
- a CDS encoding lipid asymmetry maintenance protein MlaB — translation MPFLLPKKVTQENALQLQKEGLLNSPNLRSIDCSELKDFDSTVLTVLLAWQKKLMADGQSISVEHAPAKLKVLAGVYGVSALLGL, via the coding sequence ATGCCATTTCTTTTGCCTAAAAAAGTGACGCAAGAAAATGCATTGCAGTTGCAAAAAGAAGGCTTGTTAAATAGCCCAAACTTACGCTCGATTGATTGCTCCGAATTAAAAGATTTTGATTCCACCGTACTCACTGTTTTATTGGCATGGCAAAAAAAGCTTATGGCTGATGGGCAATCCATTTCGGTAGAGCATGCACCAGCAAAGCTCAAGGTTTTGGCAGGTGTTTATGGTGTTTCTGCTTTGCTGGGCTTGTAA
- a CDS encoding ABC transporter ATP-binding protein, whose translation MHPAISIQNISKQYGALQALDDVSLAIEPGEFFGLLGPNGAGKTTLISILAGLVRPSHGHAAIMGADVQRGFREARRMLGVVPQELVFDPFFTVRETLRFQSGYFGIKNNDAWIDEIMANLDLTSKADSNMRSLSGGMKRRVLVAQALVHRPPVIILDEPTAGVDVELRQSLWQFISRLNQDGHTIVLTTHYLEEAEALCQRIAMLKQGKIVALDTTANLLSRYGSVKKDGEGKTDLEEVFVNIMSGSAQ comes from the coding sequence ATGCATCCTGCAATTTCCATCCAAAATATATCCAAGCAATATGGCGCGCTTCAGGCCTTAGATGATGTTTCACTGGCCATTGAGCCGGGGGAATTTTTTGGTTTATTGGGTCCGAATGGTGCCGGCAAAACTACCTTGATTTCTATATTGGCTGGCCTAGTGAGGCCTAGCCATGGGCATGCGGCCATTATGGGTGCTGATGTTCAGAGGGGGTTTCGTGAGGCACGCCGGATGCTGGGTGTGGTTCCCCAAGAGCTGGTCTTTGATCCCTTCTTTACTGTGCGTGAGACTTTACGTTTTCAATCTGGCTATTTCGGGATTAAAAATAATGATGCGTGGATTGATGAGATTATGGCTAATCTTGATCTCACCTCCAAAGCGGATAGCAATATGCGCTCCTTGTCTGGTGGAATGAAGCGTCGAGTGCTTGTCGCACAGGCTCTAGTTCATAGGCCGCCTGTCATTATTTTGGACGAACCAACCGCTGGAGTGGATGTTGAGTTACGTCAATCCTTATGGCAATTCATTAGTCGGCTGAATCAAGACGGTCATACGATTGTCCTGACTACCCATTACCTGGAAGAGGCAGAAGCTTTGTGTCAACGCATTGCAATGCTCAAACAAGGCAAGATTGTGGCGCTAGATACCACTGCTAATTTATTAAGTCGTTATGGATCTGTCAAAAAAGATGGTGAAGGTAAAACAGACTTAGAAGAAGTTTTCGTCAACATCATGTCGGGGAGTGCGCAATGA
- a CDS encoding ABC transporter permease, whose protein sequence is MKHGLNRPALEYGSGFPTLLFKEVKRFYKVAFQTVAAPVLTAVLYLMIFGHVLEGREVYGRLSYTAFLIPGLVMMSVLQNAFANTSSSLIQSKVTGNLVFVLLAPLSHFEFYSAYILAAVFRGIVVGLGVLLITIWFATPTLEYPLWILAFAFLGAAILGSLGLIAGIWADKYDQLAAFQNFIIMPATMLSGVFYSIHSLPQAWQVVSHFNPFFYMIDGFRYGFFGVSDNSPWSSLVIVFCFFVVVSVIALRLLQKGYKLRY, encoded by the coding sequence ATGAAGCATGGCCTCAATCGACCTGCCCTAGAGTATGGCAGCGGTTTTCCTACCCTATTGTTTAAAGAGGTAAAGCGCTTTTATAAAGTGGCCTTCCAGACGGTGGCTGCACCGGTGCTTACAGCCGTCCTCTACCTAATGATCTTTGGCCATGTTCTTGAGGGCAGAGAAGTCTACGGACGTTTAAGTTACACAGCCTTCTTAATTCCTGGGCTTGTGATGATGAGTGTCTTGCAAAATGCTTTTGCAAATACTTCATCTTCTTTGATTCAATCTAAAGTCACCGGCAACTTAGTGTTTGTTTTGTTGGCCCCCCTGAGTCATTTCGAGTTTTACTCTGCTTATATTTTGGCTGCAGTATTTCGGGGAATTGTTGTGGGGCTAGGGGTGTTATTGATTACCATTTGGTTTGCAACGCCTACTTTGGAATATCCATTATGGATTTTGGCATTTGCTTTCTTGGGCGCAGCAATTTTGGGAAGTCTTGGTTTGATAGCCGGTATCTGGGCTGATAAATATGACCAGTTAGCCGCTTTTCAGAACTTCATCATCATGCCCGCAACGATGCTGTCAGGCGTCTTCTACTCGATTCATTCCTTACCGCAAGCGTGGCAAGTAGTGTCACATTTCAATCCGTTCTTTTACATGATTGACGGCTTCCGTTACGGCTTTTTTGGGGTTTCAGATAACTCCCCTTGGAGCAGCTTAGTGATTGTGTTCTGCTTCTTTGTGGTTGTGTCAGTCATTGCTTTGCGCCTATTACAAAAGGGCTATAAGCTCCGTTATTAA
- a CDS encoding BolA family protein, whose translation MLPTPEQIEGYIKQGLACTHIQVEGDGQHFFATIVSPEFEGKRLVQRHQLVYGAMGDRMKAEVHALSIKAFTPEEFAHNSTA comes from the coding sequence ATGCTACCCACCCCAGAACAAATTGAAGGCTATATCAAGCAAGGGCTAGCCTGCACCCACATTCAGGTTGAAGGCGATGGCCAGCACTTTTTTGCAACCATCGTGAGCCCTGAGTTTGAGGGTAAGCGTTTGGTGCAACGTCATCAGTTGGTATATGGCGCAATGGGTGATCGCATGAAGGCGGAAGTTCATGCTTTATCCATTAAGGCGTTTACGCCTGAAGAATTTGCACACAATTCAACAGCATAA
- the murA gene encoding UDP-N-acetylglucosamine 1-carboxyvinyltransferase produces MDKLRMVGGTPLNGEVVIAGAKNAALPILCACLLTDQPVVLRNVPDLQDVRTMLKLLQEIGVTVDFPSAGDHSHMVLTAAVIKSSEATYEMVKTMRASILVLGPLLARMHSAKVSLPGGCAIGARPVDQHIKGLKAMGASIKIKSGYIQAETKPQSDRLKGASILTDMITVTGTENLLMAATLASGTTILENAAREPEVGDLAELLVKMGAKISGIGSDRLVIEGVEKLHGAEHSVIPDRIEAGTFLCAVAATGGEITVKHCRPDTLDAVIVKLKEAGLHMEIGPDWIKASMQGRPKAVNFRTSEYPAFPTDMQAQLMTVNAIASGNSTITETIFENRFMHVQELNRLGADIAIEGNTAIAQGVEKLSGAIVMATDLRASASLVIAGLAAQGETQVDRIYHLDRGYDRMEQKLTLLGANIERVK; encoded by the coding sequence ATGGATAAATTACGAATGGTTGGCGGCACTCCTCTCAATGGAGAGGTAGTCATTGCTGGCGCTAAAAATGCCGCATTGCCCATTCTGTGCGCTTGTCTATTAACTGATCAACCAGTTGTATTGCGCAATGTTCCTGATTTGCAAGACGTGCGTACCATGCTCAAGCTTTTACAAGAAATTGGTGTAACAGTCGATTTCCCAAGTGCTGGTGATCATAGTCACATGGTGCTGACTGCAGCGGTTATTAAAAGTTCAGAAGCGACTTATGAGATGGTGAAGACTATGCGTGCTTCCATCTTGGTGCTTGGCCCACTTTTGGCCAGAATGCATAGCGCTAAAGTTTCATTGCCGGGTGGTTGCGCAATTGGCGCACGTCCAGTAGATCAGCACATCAAGGGCTTGAAGGCGATGGGCGCGAGTATCAAAATTAAGAGCGGCTACATTCAGGCTGAAACCAAGCCACAGTCGGATCGCTTAAAAGGCGCCTCCATCCTGACTGACATGATTACCGTAACCGGTACTGAGAATTTATTGATGGCTGCCACTTTGGCGTCAGGCACTACCATTTTAGAAAATGCTGCACGCGAGCCTGAGGTTGGTGACTTGGCTGAATTGTTAGTGAAGATGGGTGCGAAGATTTCTGGAATTGGTAGCGATCGTCTAGTGATTGAGGGGGTGGAAAAACTTCACGGCGCTGAGCATTCGGTTATCCCTGATCGCATTGAAGCGGGCACATTCTTATGTGCAGTTGCCGCCACTGGTGGGGAGATTACAGTCAAACACTGTCGCCCAGATACTTTGGATGCTGTGATTGTTAAGTTAAAAGAGGCTGGTCTGCACATGGAGATCGGCCCTGATTGGATTAAGGCGTCCATGCAAGGTCGCCCTAAAGCAGTCAATTTCCGCACTTCTGAATACCCAGCGTTTCCGACAGATATGCAAGCTCAATTGATGACAGTAAATGCAATCGCATCGGGTAACTCAACGATTACAGAAACGATTTTTGAAAACCGCTTTATGCACGTTCAAGAACTCAATCGTTTGGGTGCGGACATTGCTATTGAAGGCAATACTGCGATTGCCCAGGGAGTAGAGAAGCTCTCAGGTGCGATTGTGATGGCTACCGATTTGCGGGCCTCGGCTAGTTTGGTGATTGCTGGATTGGCCGCCCAAGGCGAAACCCAAGTAGACCGGATTTACCACTTAGATCGTGGCTATGACCGCATGGAGCAGAAGTTAACCCTCTTAGGCGCCAATATTGAGCGCGTGAAGTAA
- the hisG gene encoding ATP phosphoribosyltransferase, with protein MKLTLALSKGRIFEETAEILSKVGIVPLEDPEKSRKLIIETSNPDVRLIIVRASDVPTYVQFGGADFGVAGLDVLMEKGSDGLYVPYDLKIAKCRMSVAVREGFDYAAAVKQGSRLKVATKYVNCAREHFANKGVHIDTIHLYGSMELAPLVGLADAIVDLVSTGNTLKANGLVEVEPIADISARLVVNQASYKRKRAQLQPIFELLK; from the coding sequence ATGAAATTGACTTTAGCCCTCTCCAAAGGGCGCATCTTCGAAGAAACTGCAGAGATCTTGTCCAAGGTCGGCATAGTGCCGCTGGAGGATCCTGAGAAGTCACGCAAACTCATTATTGAGACCTCTAATCCTGATGTTCGTCTCATTATTGTTCGCGCCTCAGATGTGCCTACTTATGTGCAATTTGGCGGCGCTGATTTTGGAGTAGCTGGGTTGGATGTATTAATGGAAAAAGGGAGCGATGGTTTATACGTCCCTTACGACTTAAAGATTGCCAAGTGCCGCATGTCTGTCGCGGTCCGCGAAGGATTTGATTACGCTGCCGCTGTAAAGCAAGGTTCCCGCTTAAAAGTCGCAACAAAGTACGTCAATTGCGCGCGTGAACACTTTGCCAATAAAGGTGTCCACATTGATACGATTCATCTGTACGGTTCGATGGAGCTCGCTCCTTTGGTCGGCTTGGCAGATGCGATTGTGGATCTGGTGTCTACTGGTAATACGCTCAAAGCGAACGGCTTAGTGGAAGTTGAGCCAATTGCTGATATCAGCGCTCGCCTAGTGGTCAATCAAGCTTCATACAAACGCAAGCGCGCGCAGCTACAACCTATTTTTGAGCTACTGAAGTAA
- the hisD gene encoding histidinol dehydrogenase, translating into MPSNIKVKRLNSNDAGFREILLSSLSLPTADDEAIDAAVLKILAAVKAQGDEAVLGFTKQFDRLNVASVSDLEISRKDLEQAYQSLSVEQKNALDIAAQRVRAYHEKQKIEAGCHSWEYEETDGTRLGQKVTPLDRVGIYVPGGKAAYPSSVLMNAIPAKVAGIAEVIMVVPTPDGARNPLVLAAAYLAGVDRVFTIGGAQAVGALAYGTKTIPSVDKIVGPGNAYVAAAKRRVFGIVGIDMIAGPSEILVLCDGSTPPDWVAMDLFSQAEHDEQAQSILLCPDAAYIEQVQASINKLLPEMPRAKVIETSLTNRALLIQVKDMSEACEIANAIAAEHLEICAADPRQWADQIRHAGAIFMGNYTSESLGDYCAGPNHVLPTARTARFSSPLGVYDFIKRSSMIEVSEAGAQTLGAVASTLAHGEGLQAHARAAEMRLKK; encoded by the coding sequence ATGCCTTCAAACATTAAAGTTAAGCGCCTCAATAGCAACGATGCAGGCTTCAGAGAAATTCTGTTGTCGAGTTTGTCCTTGCCTACTGCAGATGATGAGGCGATAGACGCTGCAGTATTGAAAATTTTGGCAGCAGTCAAGGCTCAAGGTGATGAGGCGGTTCTAGGCTTTACAAAACAGTTTGACCGCTTGAATGTGGCAAGTGTTTCTGATTTAGAGATTTCTCGCAAAGATTTAGAGCAGGCTTATCAGTCTTTATCTGTGGAGCAAAAAAATGCCCTCGATATTGCGGCACAAAGAGTGCGTGCTTATCACGAGAAACAAAAGATTGAAGCGGGTTGTCACTCTTGGGAGTACGAAGAGACTGATGGAACGCGTCTCGGTCAAAAAGTAACTCCACTTGATCGTGTTGGCATTTATGTGCCGGGTGGCAAAGCAGCTTATCCATCATCCGTGCTAATGAATGCTATTCCTGCAAAAGTAGCGGGTATTGCCGAGGTGATTATGGTGGTGCCCACCCCTGATGGTGCGCGCAATCCTTTAGTATTGGCAGCGGCTTATCTTGCTGGTGTAGATCGCGTCTTTACGATCGGCGGCGCTCAGGCAGTTGGCGCTTTGGCTTACGGTACAAAAACTATTCCTTCGGTTGATAAGATTGTTGGACCTGGCAATGCCTATGTGGCTGCAGCCAAACGCAGAGTCTTTGGCATAGTAGGCATCGATATGATCGCTGGCCCATCAGAAATTTTGGTTCTTTGTGATGGATCTACTCCTCCGGATTGGGTTGCAATGGATCTGTTCTCTCAGGCGGAACATGATGAGCAGGCGCAGTCGATCTTGCTCTGTCCAGATGCTGCATATATTGAACAAGTGCAAGCAAGCATCAATAAGCTCCTCCCAGAAATGCCAAGAGCAAAGGTGATTGAAACTTCCCTAACAAATCGTGCCTTGTTAATACAGGTAAAGGATATGTCTGAGGCCTGTGAGATTGCTAATGCGATTGCTGCTGAGCACTTAGAGATTTGCGCTGCCGATCCACGTCAGTGGGCTGACCAAATTCGTCATGCGGGCGCCATCTTCATGGGTAACTACACTAGTGAATCTTTGGGTGATTATTGTGCGGGCCCCAATCACGTTTTACCGACTGCGCGCACCGCGCGATTCTCTTCGCCATTGGGTGTGTATGACTTCATCAAGCGCTCGAGCATGATTGAGGTGAGTGAGGCTGGCGCTCAAACCTTGGGTGCCGTTGCTAGCACGTTGGCTCACGGTGAGGGCTTACAAGCCCATGCACGCGCAGCTGAGATGCGCTTAAAAAAGTAA
- the hisC gene encoding histidinol-phosphate transaminase has product MSRFWSPVVQTLTPYVPGEQPQMQRLVKLNTNESPYGPSPKALAAIESQNTADLRLYPDPEGAALKQAIAKLHGLDANQVFVGNGSDEVLAHVFAGLLKQSKPVQFPDITYSFYPVYCKLFGINAQIVPLDENFEIKTADYQSPNGGIIFPNPNAPTGRSIPRSEIEALLLRNKDSVVVIDEAYVDYGTESCIPLLRGADCPENLLVVHTLSKSRALAGLRVGFAVGHPALIEGLERVKNSFNSYPLGRLAQAGAVAAIEDQAHLEATSAKVMQTRTKLIEQLDVLGFATLPSTANFIFTRHPKHAGAKLYQALRDRGIIVRHFKSPRIEEFLRITIGTDEQSNELVAALKEILS; this is encoded by the coding sequence ATGAGCCGTTTTTGGAGCCCCGTTGTTCAAACCCTAACCCCCTATGTTCCGGGGGAACAACCGCAAATGCAGCGGCTGGTAAAACTCAATACCAATGAGAGCCCCTATGGTCCATCGCCCAAAGCACTTGCTGCCATTGAGAGTCAAAACACCGCGGATTTGCGCCTTTATCCTGATCCAGAAGGTGCAGCCTTAAAACAAGCCATCGCTAAATTACATGGCTTAGATGCAAATCAAGTCTTTGTAGGCAATGGCTCCGATGAAGTGTTGGCGCACGTCTTTGCTGGATTACTCAAGCAAAGTAAACCGGTACAGTTTCCAGATATAACGTATAGCTTCTATCCCGTTTACTGCAAACTTTTTGGAATTAATGCCCAAATAGTTCCCTTGGACGAAAATTTTGAGATTAAAACTGCTGACTACCAGTCTCCCAATGGCGGAATTATTTTCCCCAACCCTAATGCTCCTACCGGTAGATCAATTCCCCGCTCAGAAATTGAAGCGCTGCTCTTGCGCAACAAAGATTCAGTAGTTGTTATTGATGAGGCTTACGTCGATTACGGAACTGAATCTTGCATTCCACTGTTGCGTGGCGCTGACTGTCCAGAAAATTTATTAGTAGTTCACACGCTCTCCAAGTCCCGCGCCCTAGCTGGTCTACGTGTCGGATTTGCCGTTGGCCATCCAGCTTTGATTGAGGGCTTAGAACGAGTCAAGAATAGTTTTAACTCTTACCCCTTGGGACGCCTTGCTCAAGCTGGTGCGGTTGCAGCCATTGAGGACCAAGCGCACCTAGAAGCAACTTCAGCCAAAGTGATGCAAACCAGAACAAAGTTAATTGAGCAACTCGATGTTTTGGGATTTGCAACCCTGCCTTCGACTGCTAACTTTATTTTCACTCGCCATCCGAAACATGCTGGTGCCAAGTTATATCAAGCCTTAAGGGATCGCGGCATCATCGTGCGTCACTTCAAATCGCCACGTATCGAAGAGTTCTTGAGAATTACGATTGGCACAGACGAACAAAGCAATGAACTTGTTGCTGCTTTAAAAGAAATTCTGAGTTAA
- the hisB gene encoding imidazoleglycerol-phosphate dehydratase HisB, whose translation MRQADVTRNTSETKIQISINLDGTGKAELASGVPFLDHMLDQIARHGMIDLKVVANGDTHIDDHHTVEDVGITLGQAFAKAVGDKAGITRYGHSYVPLDETLSRVVIDFSGRPGLEFNVPFTRARVGDFDVDLSIEFFRGFVNHAGVTLHIDNLRGINAHHQIETVFKAFGRALRMALAVDPRASGTIPSTKGSL comes from the coding sequence ATGCGGCAAGCCGACGTCACCCGAAACACTTCGGAAACCAAAATTCAGATTTCCATCAATCTAGATGGAACCGGTAAGGCTGAGCTAGCCTCCGGGGTTCCTTTTCTAGATCATATGCTCGATCAGATAGCCCGTCACGGCATGATTGACCTCAAAGTGGTTGCAAATGGCGATACCCATATTGATGATCACCACACCGTTGAAGATGTGGGAATCACGCTAGGCCAGGCTTTTGCCAAAGCGGTGGGCGATAAGGCGGGTATTACTCGTTACGGTCACTCCTATGTTCCTTTGGATGAAACACTTTCTCGTGTAGTGATTGATTTCTCTGGTCGCCCAGGTTTGGAATTCAACGTTCCATTTACCCGTGCACGCGTAGGTGATTTTGACGTGGATCTCAGCATTGAGTTCTTCCGTGGTTTTGTGAACCACGCTGGAGTCACTTTGCACATCGATAATTTGCGCGGTATTAATGCGCACCACCAAATTGAAACTGTGTTCAAGGCTTTTGGTCGCGCTTTGCGTATGGCCTTGGCGGTTGATCCGCGTGCTTCAGGCACCATTCCTTCAACCAAAGGAAGTCTGTAA
- the hisH gene encoding imidazole glycerol phosphate synthase subunit HisH, producing MAQTIAIVDYGMGNLRSVYQAFHHVAPDDNVLIAHQPEEIHAADRVVLPGQGAMPDCMKHLEESGLLDALLEASKSKPLLGVCVGEQMLFDRSAEVRATEQWTPCLGLIPGEVRRFELVGQKQPDGSSYKVPHMGWNQVRQDRKHPLWDGIPDLTSFYFVHSYYVVPQRNEDTAGSTEYGDWFTSAVARDNIFATQFHPEKSAEYGLKLYKNFVSWQP from the coding sequence TTGGCGCAAACCATTGCGATCGTCGACTATGGAATGGGTAATCTTCGTTCCGTATATCAAGCATTTCATCATGTTGCACCTGATGACAATGTATTGATTGCTCATCAGCCAGAAGAGATCCACGCTGCAGATCGTGTCGTTTTGCCTGGACAAGGCGCTATGCCAGATTGTATGAAGCATCTAGAAGAATCTGGATTGTTGGATGCCTTGCTGGAAGCTTCTAAAAGCAAGCCGCTTTTAGGGGTCTGTGTAGGTGAACAAATGCTCTTTGATAGAAGTGCAGAGGTACGCGCTACCGAGCAATGGACACCTTGCTTAGGCTTGATTCCTGGGGAAGTGCGTCGTTTTGAGCTGGTTGGTCAAAAGCAGCCAGATGGCTCCTCCTATAAAGTCCCTCATATGGGCTGGAACCAAGTGCGCCAAGACCGAAAACACCCGCTTTGGGATGGCATACCTGATTTAACGAGCTTTTATTTTGTGCATAGCTACTATGTTGTGCCGCAGCGTAATGAAGATACAGCTGGTTCTACTGAATATGGCGATTGGTTTACTTCTGCGGTGGCGCGAGATAATATTTTTGCAACTCAATTTCATCCAGAAAAAAGTGCAGAATACGGTTTAAAGCTTTATAAAAATTTTGTTTCTTGGCAACCTTAA
- the hisA gene encoding 1-(5-phosphoribosyl)-5-[(5-phosphoribosylamino)methylideneamino]imidazole-4-carboxamide isomerase: MLLIPAIDLKDGHCVRLEQGDMDKATVFSEDPGAMAAHWISKGARRLHLVDLNGAFAGKLKNEAAIKSILKAVGNEIPVQLGGGIRDLETIERLLDDGISTVIIGTAAVKNPGFVQDACTAFPGHVMVGLDARDGKVATDGWSKITGHEVIDLAKKFEDWGVEAIIYTDIGRDGMLKGVNIEATIKLAQAIRIPVIASGGLSNNQDIDALCKAEEEGVMGVIAGRSIYAGDLDLAAAQKYADELTLKYAKKII; this comes from the coding sequence ATGCTGCTGATTCCCGCAATTGATCTAAAAGACGGCCACTGTGTTCGACTCGAACAAGGTGATATGGATAAAGCTACGGTATTTTCAGAAGACCCTGGCGCAATGGCTGCGCATTGGATTAGCAAAGGCGCTCGACGCTTACATTTAGTGGATCTCAACGGCGCATTTGCCGGCAAGCTCAAAAATGAAGCCGCGATTAAATCGATTCTCAAAGCGGTTGGCAACGAAATCCCTGTGCAACTTGGTGGTGGTATTCGTGATCTTGAAACCATTGAACGTTTATTAGATGACGGTATTAGCACTGTCATCATTGGTACCGCAGCCGTAAAGAATCCCGGCTTTGTTCAGGATGCCTGCACAGCATTTCCAGGCCATGTCATGGTTGGTTTAGATGCGCGCGATGGCAAAGTCGCTACTGACGGCTGGAGCAAGATTACTGGCCATGAAGTGATTGATCTTGCCAAGAAGTTTGAAGATTGGGGTGTAGAAGCCATTATCTATACCGATATTGGTCGGGATGGCATGCTCAAGGGCGTCAACATTGAAGCCACAATCAAGCTGGCTCAAGCCATTCGCATTCCAGTGATTGCCAGTGGTGGACTATCAAATAATCAAGATATTGATGCGCTGTGCAAGGCGGAAGAAGAGGGGGTCATGGGCGTGATTGCTGGCCGCTCTATATACGCGGGCGACCTTGATCTTGCGGCCGCTCAAAAATATGCTGATGAGTTAACCCTCAAGTACGCAAAGAAAATCATCTAG